From Streptomyces durmitorensis, a single genomic window includes:
- a CDS encoding 6-phospho-beta-glucosidase, with protein MKLAVVGGGSTYTPELIDGLARLRDSLPIEELVLVDPAADRLELVGGLARRIFAKQGHPGRIVTTSDVDAGVADADAVLLQLRVGGQAARQQDETWPLECGCVGQETTGAGGLAKALRTVPVVLDIAERVRRTNPNAWIIDFTNPVGIVTRALLQAGHKAVGLCNVAIGFQRKFAKLLDVAPGEVHLDHVGLNHLTWETGVRLGGPGGDDILPKLLAEHGDAVAADLRMPRGIVDRLGVVPSYYLRYFYQHDAVVEELRTKPSRAAEVAQMERELLEMYGDPTLDEKPELLAKRGGAFYSEAAVDLAASLLGNGGSPYQVVNTVNNGTLPFLPDDAVIEVQATVDGKGAKPLAVPKLDPLYAGLIANVTGYEDLALQAALHGGRERVFKALLAHPLVGQYAYAEALTDRLIAHNREHLAWA; from the coding sequence ATGAAGCTCGCAGTGGTCGGCGGAGGGTCGACCTACACACCCGAACTCATCGACGGATTGGCACGGTTGAGGGACAGCCTGCCGATCGAGGAACTCGTCCTCGTCGACCCGGCCGCCGACCGTCTCGAACTCGTCGGCGGGCTCGCACGGCGCATCTTCGCCAAGCAGGGGCACCCCGGCCGCATCGTCACCACGTCCGACGTGGACGCGGGCGTCGCGGACGCCGACGCGGTCCTGCTCCAGCTGCGCGTCGGCGGGCAGGCGGCCAGGCAGCAGGACGAGACATGGCCCCTGGAGTGCGGCTGCGTCGGCCAGGAGACCACCGGCGCGGGCGGCCTGGCGAAGGCACTGCGCACCGTGCCCGTCGTCCTGGACATCGCCGAGCGCGTACGGCGCACGAACCCGAACGCCTGGATCATCGACTTCACCAACCCGGTGGGCATCGTCACCCGGGCGCTGCTCCAGGCCGGGCACAAGGCCGTCGGCCTGTGCAACGTGGCGATCGGCTTCCAGCGGAAGTTCGCCAAGCTGCTCGACGTCGCGCCGGGCGAGGTGCACCTCGACCACGTGGGGCTCAATCACCTGACGTGGGAGACGGGCGTACGTCTCGGAGGGCCCGGCGGCGACGACATCCTGCCCAAGCTGCTCGCCGAGCACGGGGACGCGGTCGCCGCGGACCTGCGCATGCCGCGCGGGATCGTCGACCGGCTCGGCGTCGTGCCCTCGTACTACCTGCGCTACTTCTACCAGCACGACGCCGTGGTCGAGGAGCTGCGGACCAAGCCGTCGCGCGCCGCCGAAGTGGCCCAGATGGAGCGCGAGTTGCTGGAGATGTACGGCGACCCGACGCTGGACGAGAAGCCGGAGCTGCTCGCCAAGCGCGGCGGCGCCTTCTACTCGGAGGCGGCCGTGGACCTGGCGGCATCGCTGCTCGGCAACGGCGGCAGCCCCTACCAGGTGGTGAACACCGTCAACAACGGCACGCTGCCGTTCCTGCCGGACGACGCCGTCATCGAGGTGCAGGCCACGGTCGACGGCAAGGGCGCCAAGCCCCTTGCCGTGCCGAAGCTGGACCCGCTGTACGCCGGGCTGATCGCGAACGTCACCGGGTACGAGGACCTGGCCCTCCAGGCGGCCCTGCACGGCGGCCGGGAGCGGGTCTTCAAGGCGCTGCTCGCCCACCCGCTGGTCGGCCAGTACGCGTACGCGGAAGCGCTCACCGACCGGCTGATCGCGCACAACCGGGAGCACCTGGCGTGGGCGTAG
- a CDS encoding N-acetylglucosamine kinase encodes MSVLAIDAGNSKTDVAVVAADGEVVGSARGGGFQPPQVGVETAVDILEEAVTRALAEAGVDSVGHVSACLANADLPVEERELAAALRRRAWGPSVDVRNDTFAILRAGLLEDAEPRGVAVVCGAGINCVGMLPDGRTARFPAIGRISGDWGGGGGLAEEALWHAARAEDGRGDATALREALPAHFGLPSMYALIEALHLGAIAPVRRHELTPVLFATAAAGDAVARSLVDRMADEVVAMSTVALDRLDLLGEETPVLLGGSVLAARHPQLDDRIRALLADRAPKAVARVVVARPVLGAALLGLDQVGAPTEVHARVRGQYEGGVGV; translated from the coding sequence ATGAGCGTGCTCGCGATCGACGCGGGCAACAGCAAGACCGACGTCGCGGTGGTCGCGGCCGACGGCGAGGTCGTCGGCTCGGCACGCGGCGGCGGGTTCCAGCCGCCCCAGGTCGGCGTCGAGACCGCGGTGGACATCCTGGAGGAGGCGGTGACGCGGGCCCTGGCCGAGGCGGGCGTCGACTCCGTGGGCCATGTGTCCGCGTGCCTCGCCAACGCCGATCTGCCCGTCGAGGAGCGGGAGTTGGCCGCCGCCCTGCGCAGGCGCGCGTGGGGGCCTTCGGTCGACGTGCGCAACGACACCTTCGCCATACTGCGGGCCGGACTCCTGGAGGACGCCGAGCCGCGGGGCGTCGCCGTGGTGTGCGGCGCGGGCATCAACTGTGTGGGCATGCTGCCCGACGGGCGTACCGCGCGCTTCCCCGCCATCGGCCGGATCTCCGGCGACTGGGGCGGCGGGGGCGGCCTCGCCGAGGAGGCGCTCTGGCACGCGGCGCGGGCCGAGGACGGCCGCGGCGACGCGACCGCACTGCGCGAGGCGCTGCCCGCGCACTTCGGCCTGCCCTCCATGTACGCGCTGATCGAGGCGCTGCACCTGGGCGCCATCGCCCCCGTGCGGCGGCACGAGCTGACGCCGGTGCTCTTCGCCACGGCGGCGGCGGGCGACGCGGTGGCGCGCTCCCTGGTGGACCGGATGGCCGACGAGGTCGTCGCCATGTCGACCGTGGCCCTGGACCGCCTGGACCTGCTCGGCGAGGAGACGCCCGTACTGCTCGGCGGCAGCGTCCTGGCCGCGCGCCATCCGCAACTGGACGACCGCATCCGGGCGTTGCTCGCCGACCGGGCGCCCAAGGCGGTGGCCCGCGTGGTCGTCGCCCGTCCCGTGCTCGGCGCCGCGCTGCTCGGCCTCGACCAGGTGGGGGCGCCCACCGAGGTGCACGCGCGCGTGCGGGGGCAGTACGAGGGTGGCGTGGGGGTCTGA
- a CDS encoding carbohydrate ABC transporter permease, translating into MTTTTLTAPTAPERTAPARGPAAARARRKRVLHWIAVHSVAIGVALLFVLPFVFVFLTSVMSDSQAMSGDLWPDSWHWSNYREVFETPGFLDWWRNSLMYAGLGTLFTVCSAIPVAYALAKFRFRGRRTAMLLVISTMMLPPQVIVIPMYLVWAQQFHLSGTLWPLIIPMAFGDAYSIFLLRQFLLTIPKEYIESAKVDGCGEFRTMIKIVVPMAKPGITAIALFQFFYCWNDYFGPQIYAAQNPGAWTLSYGLESFKSAHAVNWNMTMAATLLVMAPVILVFFFAQKAFVEGVTLTGVKG; encoded by the coding sequence ATGACAACCACGACGCTCACCGCGCCCACCGCGCCCGAACGCACCGCCCCGGCTCGGGGCCCCGCCGCCGCCCGCGCCCGCCGCAAGCGCGTCCTGCACTGGATCGCCGTGCACAGCGTGGCGATAGGCGTCGCGCTGCTCTTCGTCCTGCCGTTCGTCTTCGTCTTCCTGACGTCGGTGATGAGCGACTCGCAGGCCATGAGCGGCGACCTGTGGCCCGACTCCTGGCACTGGTCGAACTACAGGGAAGTCTTCGAGACGCCGGGCTTCCTGGACTGGTGGCGCAACTCGCTGATGTACGCGGGCCTGGGCACCCTGTTCACCGTCTGCTCGGCGATCCCCGTCGCGTACGCGCTCGCCAAGTTCCGCTTCCGCGGCCGGCGCACCGCCATGCTGCTCGTCATCTCGACGATGATGCTGCCGCCGCAGGTCATCGTGATCCCGATGTATTTGGTGTGGGCCCAGCAGTTCCACCTGTCGGGCACCCTGTGGCCGCTGATCATCCCGATGGCGTTCGGCGACGCGTACTCGATCTTCCTGCTCCGTCAGTTCCTCCTGACGATCCCCAAGGAGTACATCGAGTCGGCGAAGGTCGACGGCTGCGGCGAGTTCCGCACCATGATCAAGATCGTCGTGCCGATGGCCAAGCCCGGCATCACCGCGATCGCGCTCTTCCAGTTCTTCTACTGCTGGAACGACTACTTCGGCCCGCAGATCTACGCCGCCCAGAACCCCGGCGCCTGGACACTGAGTTACGGCCTCGAATCCTTCAAGAGCGCCCACGCCGTCAACTGGAACATGACCATGGCCGCGACGCTGCTCGTCATGGCGCCCGTCATCCTCGTTTTCTTCTTCGCACAGAAGGCCTTCGTCGAAGGCGTCACCCTCACCGGAGTAAAGGGCTGA